A single Buchnera aphidicola (Formosaphis micheliae) DNA region contains:
- a CDS encoding glutamine amidotransferase-related protein — translation MANILFIDNIDSFTYNLVDQLRVSKHNVIIYRNYVPIQTITRTIIKMKNPILILSPGPGHPKDSGCILKLLLEFRGKIPIVGICLGHQAIVYAYSGEIGYASTISHGKTSFINHDGKDMFISISNPFIAARYHSLICKKVPDQFVVNAHYNKMIMGIKNNNERICGFQFHPESILTTQGTKLLNQTLDWTIR, via the coding sequence ATGGCAAATATATTATTTATAGATAATATTGATTCTTTTACTTATAATTTAGTAGATCAGTTGAGAGTCAGTAAACATAATGTTATTATTTATCGCAATTATGTACCTATACAAACTATTACTCGTACTATAATAAAAATGAAAAATCCTATATTGATATTATCACCTGGTCCTGGACATCCTAAAGATTCTGGATGTATTTTAAAATTACTACTAGAATTTAGAGGAAAAATACCTATTGTTGGTATTTGTTTAGGACATCAAGCAATTGTTTATGCTTATTCTGGTGAAATTGGATATGCAAGCACTATATCACATGGCAAAACATCATTTATTAATCACGATGGAAAAGATATGTTTATTTCTATATCTAATCCTTTTATAGCAGCGAGATATCATTCTTTAATTTGTAAAAAAGTTCCAGATCAATTTGTAGTCAATGCGCACTATAATAAAATGATTATGGGAATTAAAAATAATAATGAACGAATTTGTGGATTTCAATTTCATCCTGAATCTATATTAACAACACAAGGAACGAAACTATTAAATCAGACTTTAGATTGGACAATACGCTAA